TAGGTTCCATAAAGTTAAGCGAAAAAATACGAACGGCCAAGGATTCTTCTAATTTTTTAGTAGTTCGGCTGCAAAAAAATCGTTCCCGCAGGGCACGAAAAAGGGCCGTCGCAAAAGACGGCCCTGTACTCGGAGCGGGAATCGAACCCGCACGACCATTGCTGGTCACAGGATTTTAAGTCCGGCGTGTCTACCTATTCCACCATCCGAGCCACTGCCTTTCGGCGAAAGGCGTCGGCAAAAGTACGAAAATTTTACGATTCGCCAAAATCTATATAATTTATAATCGCCCCCGTCTGGTCGGGGCCGAACCAGCGGATTTCCGCGTCGCGGCGGAACCAGGTAAGCTGCCGTTTGGCATATCGGCGCGAATTGCGCTTGATAAGTTCCACGGCCTGGTCGTAGGAGATGCGGCCGTCGAAATAGTCGAAGAACTCCCGGTAGCCGACCGTCTGCAAGGCATTCAGACCGCGGTAGGGGTACATCGCACGCGCCTCGGCTTCGAGGCCGTCGGCAAGCATCTGCCCGACACGGCGGTCGATGCGTCCGTACAACTCCTCGCGCGGCATGTCGATGCCGACCTTCACGATACCGAAACCGCGCTCGCGGCGCCGCCCAGTCCGCAGCCGCGAGTAGGGCTGCCCGGTTTGCAGGCAGACTTCCAGTGCCCGGACGACGCGCGCAGGGTTGCTGCGGTCGACCACCGCATAATAATCCGGATCGAGCGTCCGCAACTGTCCGGCAAGGGCTTCGAGCCCTTCAGTGCGGAGCCGCACCGCCAATTCGCGGCGCAGGTTTTCATCGGCCTGCGGCAGGTCGTCCATGCCTTCGCACAACGCCTTGACATAAAGCCCCGAGCCCCCGACGGCAACGACGCAGTCATGCCCGGCGAACAGTCTTTCGAGGCAGGCGAGGG
This Alistipes onderdonkii DNA region includes the following protein-coding sequences:
- the miaA gene encoding tRNA (adenosine(37)-N6)-dimethylallyltransferase MiaA — translated: MTTSTKRLVVIVGPTGSGKTDLSIRIALHYGAPILSTDSRQMYRGLPIGTAQPTADQLQAVEHHFIASHDLADNLSCGEYETQALACLERLFAGHDCVVAVGGSGLYVKALCEGMDDLPQADENLRRELAVRLRTEGLEALAGQLRTLDPDYYAVVDRSNPARVVRALEVCLQTGQPYSRLRTGRRRERGFGIVKVGIDMPREELYGRIDRRVGQMLADGLEAEARAMYPYRGLNALQTVGYREFFDYFDGRISYDQAVELIKRNSRRYAKRQLTWFRRDAEIRWFGPDQTGAIINYIDFGES